A genomic window from Candidatus Andeanibacterium colombiense includes:
- a CDS encoding GFA family protein yields the protein MPTIAADLTGGCLCGTVRYRLTAQPFDLGWCHCRMCQLNSGSPAMVFGSVALDDYAIQQGAEAIRKYCSSEKAERWFCGECGTPLLFRELDGRTYDFSVATLDDPGAAPPEKHIYYSSHIPWAEAADDRLPRYPQSSRG from the coding sequence ATGCCGACTATCGCAGCTGATCTGACGGGCGGATGCCTGTGCGGCACGGTCCGCTATCGCCTGACGGCGCAGCCGTTCGACCTCGGGTGGTGCCATTGCCGGATGTGCCAGCTTAACTCCGGTAGTCCGGCCATGGTGTTCGGTTCGGTCGCGTTGGACGATTATGCGATCCAGCAGGGCGCTGAAGCGATCCGCAAATATTGCTCGAGCGAGAAGGCCGAGCGCTGGTTTTGCGGCGAGTGCGGAACACCGCTGCTGTTCCGGGAATTGGACGGCCGGACATACGACTTCAGTGTAGCTACGCTCGATGATCCCGGCGCGGCTCCGCCCGAAAAGCATATCTATTATTCCAGCCATATTCCCTGGGCCGAAGCGGCCGACGACCGGCTGCCGCGCTATCCGCAAAGCAGTCGGGGATGA
- a CDS encoding nucleotidyltransferase family protein: MSKLASDTAMILAAGLGKRMRPLTATQPKPMVRVAGKPLIDHVLDRLGAAGIEQAVVNVHYLPDQIETHLKARKNPSVSFSDERELLLETGGGMAKAENLLPDPFFAVNADNLWLDGPYDAFRELSEMWDPAKMDALLLLVPHSGAFNYRGKGDFQMDPLGRVTRRRSGRIAPFIYSGIQLVSKRLLREAPEGPFSTNILWSRAIDEGRLYGLCFGGEWFEVGEPGAIAPTEAALKRG; encoded by the coding sequence GTGAGCAAGCTCGCGAGCGACACCGCGATGATTCTCGCGGCCGGGCTCGGCAAGCGGATGCGTCCGCTGACCGCGACCCAGCCCAAGCCGATGGTGCGGGTCGCCGGCAAGCCGCTGATCGACCACGTGCTCGACCGGCTCGGCGCGGCCGGGATCGAGCAGGCGGTGGTCAACGTCCATTATCTTCCGGACCAGATCGAAACTCACCTCAAGGCGCGCAAGAATCCCTCGGTGTCCTTCTCGGACGAGCGCGAACTGCTGCTGGAAACCGGCGGCGGGATGGCCAAGGCAGAAAATCTGCTCCCCGATCCGTTCTTCGCGGTGAACGCGGACAATCTCTGGCTTGACGGGCCTTACGATGCGTTTCGCGAATTGTCCGAGATGTGGGATCCGGCGAAGATGGACGCGCTGCTCCTGCTGGTGCCGCATTCGGGCGCGTTCAACTATCGCGGCAAGGGCGATTTCCAGATGGATCCGCTTGGGCGGGTTACCCGCCGCCGTTCCGGGCGCATCGCGCCGTTCATTTATTCGGGCATCCAGCTGGTGTCGAAGCGACTGCTGCGCGAGGCGCCCGAGGGTCCGTTTTCGACCAACATCCTGTGGAGCCGCGCGATCGACGAAGGGCGGCTCTATGGCCTGTGCTTCGGAGGCGAATGGTTCGAAGTCGGCGAACCCGGAGCGATCGCGCCGACCGAAGCCGCGCTGAAGCGTGGCTGA
- the argJ gene encoding bifunctional glutamate N-acetyltransferase/amino-acid acetyltransferase ArgJ gives MDIERSPLALPFPAMPPIAGATARIARAGYKDWGRCDLTYLEFAEGTAVAGVFTRNICCSSEVELGRQQVRNGNARALVVNAGNSNAFTGYRGREAVEQIMGQVAAHLGCAATEVFVSSTGVIGVPLPKDKARAGVAVVLEAGECSWEEAAATISTTDTFPKGATATAVVGGKTITLASIIKGSGMIAPDMATMLGYIVTDAAVEPGFLQELLSAANRRSFSCITVDSDTSTSDTVLAFATGKAGNALLASFNSPGADAFAAALHDVCLQLAKLVVRDGEGAQKFISVDVTGAVSDESARKIGLAIANSPLVKTAIAGEDANWGRVVMAVGKAGEPADRDRLSIGFGGVWAARDGQPLADYDEAPVAAHLKGREIDIAVDIGLGDGRATVWTCDLTHGYIAINADYRS, from the coding sequence ATGGACATCGAACGCTCCCCCCTTGCCCTGCCCTTCCCTGCCATGCCGCCGATCGCCGGCGCGACGGCGCGGATCGCGCGGGCGGGGTATAAGGACTGGGGCCGCTGCGACCTGACCTATCTCGAATTCGCCGAAGGCACCGCGGTTGCCGGCGTGTTCACCCGCAACATCTGCTGCTCGTCCGAAGTGGAGCTCGGGCGCCAGCAGGTGAGGAACGGGAATGCGCGGGCGCTGGTGGTCAACGCCGGCAACTCCAACGCCTTCACCGGCTATCGCGGGCGCGAGGCGGTCGAGCAGATCATGGGCCAGGTGGCCGCTCATCTTGGCTGCGCCGCCACCGAGGTATTCGTCTCCTCGACCGGGGTGATCGGCGTGCCGCTGCCCAAAGACAAGGCGCGGGCCGGGGTCGCGGTGGTGCTCGAAGCGGGCGAATGTTCGTGGGAGGAGGCAGCGGCGACGATCAGCACCACCGACACCTTCCCCAAGGGTGCCACCGCAACGGCAGTGGTCGGCGGCAAGACCATTACCCTCGCCTCGATCATCAAGGGCAGCGGCATGATCGCGCCTGACATGGCGACGATGCTCGGCTATATCGTCACCGACGCGGCCGTCGAGCCGGGCTTCCTGCAGGAACTGCTCTCGGCCGCGAACCGCCGGAGCTTCTCCTGCATCACCGTCGACAGCGACACCTCGACCAGCGACACCGTGCTCGCCTTTGCGACCGGCAAGGCCGGCAACGCGCTGCTTGCCTCGTTCAACAGCCCGGGCGCCGATGCCTTCGCCGCGGCGCTGCATGACGTGTGCCTGCAACTGGCCAAGCTGGTGGTACGCGACGGCGAAGGGGCGCAGAAGTTCATCTCGGTGGACGTCACTGGCGCGGTCTCTGACGAGAGTGCGCGGAAGATCGGCCTCGCGATCGCCAACTCGCCTCTGGTGAAGACCGCGATCGCGGGCGAGGACGCCAATTGGGGCCGGGTGGTGATGGCGGTCGGCAAGGCCGGCGAACCCGCCGACCGCGACAGGCTATCGATCGGCTTCGGCGGGGTGTGGGCGGCCAGGGATGGTCAGCCCCTCGCCGATTACGACGAAGCCCCGGTCGCCGCGCATCTCAAGGGCCGCGAGATCGACATCGCGGTGGATATCGGCCTCGGCGATGGCCGCGCGACCGTGTGGACCTGCGACCTCACCCACGGCTATATTGCGATCAATGCCGACTATCGCAGCTGA
- a CDS encoding inositol monophosphatase, translating to MNPTALHDAMLALLRDVSRRAILPHYQTLTADQIEAKAADDVVTVADKLAEEMLAEGLEKIVPGLGIVGEEAAHADPSVMARLSGSCWIIDPLDGTRNFAAARPPFGILIALADGGDAHTGWIYDCLSDRFCVAHRGKGAFIHGEKVIAKPTGEAPPVAALSLIFLDPARREAVKQHVAPHYRMVDVPFCAAEQYPRLVMGANDVSIFERTLPWDHAAGALFLNEAGGKCARPDGSAYRVDDGRKGLIGAASPELWDELAERLAALSA from the coding sequence ATGAACCCGACCGCACTGCATGACGCGATGCTGGCGCTGCTGCGCGATGTGTCGCGGCGGGCGATCCTGCCGCATTACCAGACCCTTACCGCCGACCAGATCGAGGCCAAGGCGGCCGACGACGTGGTCACGGTGGCGGACAAGCTCGCCGAGGAAATGCTCGCCGAGGGGCTGGAGAAGATCGTCCCCGGCCTCGGCATCGTCGGGGAGGAAGCCGCGCACGCCGATCCTTCGGTGATGGCCCGGCTTTCGGGCAGCTGCTGGATCATCGATCCGCTCGACGGCACGCGCAATTTCGCCGCCGCCAGGCCGCCCTTCGGCATCTTGATCGCGCTGGCGGATGGCGGCGATGCGCACACCGGGTGGATATACGATTGCCTGAGCGATCGCTTTTGCGTCGCCCACCGCGGCAAGGGCGCTTTCATCCACGGCGAGAAGGTTATCGCAAAGCCGACCGGCGAGGCCCCGCCGGTCGCAGCGCTGTCGCTGATCTTCCTCGATCCCGCGCGGCGCGAAGCGGTGAAGCAGCATGTCGCCCCGCATTACCGGATGGTCGACGTGCCGTTCTGTGCGGCCGAGCAATATCCGCGGCTGGTGATGGGGGCCAACGACGTCTCGATCTTCGAGCGGACCCTGCCATGGGATCACGCGGCGGGCGCGCTGTTCCTCAACGAAGCGGGTGGCAAATGCGCCCGTCCCGACGGTTCGGCCTACCGGGTCGATGACGGCCGCAAGGGCCTGATCGGCGCGGCGAGCCCGGAACTGTGGGATGAACTGGCGGAGCGGCTGGCCGCGCTCTCGGCGTGA
- the trxA gene encoding thioredoxin — MATKAVTDASFAEDVLNSDLPVVVDFWADWCGPCKMIGPALEEISEELAGQVTIAKVDIMENTEIASRFGVQSIPLLLVFKNGEPVAKQLGAAPKSALKGWIEGSL, encoded by the coding sequence ATGGCTACCAAAGCCGTCACCGATGCCAGCTTCGCCGAAGACGTCCTCAACTCGGACTTGCCGGTCGTGGTCGATTTCTGGGCCGACTGGTGCGGGCCGTGCAAGATGATCGGTCCCGCGCTGGAGGAGATCAGCGAGGAACTGGCCGGCCAGGTCACCATCGCCAAGGTCGACATCATGGAAAACACCGAGATCGCGAGCCGCTTCGGCGTCCAGTCGATCCCGCTGCTGCTGGTGTTCAAGAACGGCGAGCCGGTCGCCAAGCAGCTCGGCGCCGCACCGAAGAGCGCGCTCAAGGGCTGGATCGAAGGCTCGCTTTAA
- the addA gene encoding double-strand break repair helicase AddA — protein sequence MSGKVYPLKGNQARAVDPRETVWLSASAGTGKTQVLSARVLRLLLQPDVAPGEILCLTFTKAGAAEMATRVNEVLASWVRMDDTLLAQDLGHIGADIGPETRARARTLFASVLDCPGGGLRIDTIHAFAQWLLSAFPEEAGLTPGTRAMEDRDRDLLAREVLAAMLVEADERGDRAMLDTLADLSLKKGPDAVEAWLMTCAKARKAWFGPGRWEPPLRDRVNRLLGLAGDASEADAAALCSDELFDVDALECCLAAYRQWNGKKGQEGRVVIADWLAAAPVERLAGLAELHKVLFTLKDTVRDVPSLEKFESEFGYAAEQVLQSSLRVRELQVLLALSAWLTPALELGRKFALEWDEAKAREGLIDFDDQIRQASDLLNRSDLGEWIRYKLDRRFDHILVDEAQDTNAEQWQIIDALTGDFFAGLGQHGDKLRTLFVVGDYKQAIFRFQGTSPENFARARERVRQTMAGALEAALESRSRGARELVDLGLGQSFRTAQPVLSFVDTAIGTIGYARFGLSDEPEPHVGEERPGLVTLWRPVTAAPDEEEGEETWLSGSERRLADRIARQVRQWLDQGFALQKGSHRNAGPGDIMVLVRKRRDLAGLIVARLHAAGVPVAGVDRLRLGAPLAVKDLMAALRFAAQPLDDLNLANLLVSPLIGWSQKDLLDHAWRPEPEPNRRLPKLWEHLRQSSAPFVRDTLERLGQLLARADYEPPQALLHWMLVGPWRGRRALVARLGHEANDPIDELLNAAFNYASAHTPSLQGFIRWFDVGEGELKREAGASEGLVRVMTVHGAKGLQAPIVILADAAGDPDKSPPRGLELAELDPGDRVMPLPGLTGDERVGRIAEAESVTAAAEREEHWRLLYVAMTRAEEALFIGGSLGTREQEPAPDSWFARLRPLFGEEAIEDRIWGEIRELGYRAAPVAGKAEAGLQVRIEVPDWAIRPIGPEPRPPRPLAPSAAGEDAGAAPPLPPGALKEVARRGTLIHGLLERLPELPREARTAAAARWLARQAGDLPEDERTKMVDAALRVLDTPDWAGIFGPDALAEVPLAATVAGRVIAGTADRLLVTKERVLLVDFKTAARPPQNLEAIPLTTVRQMAAYVAALEAIYPGRPVEAAVLYTRTPQLFALPAALIEAHKSVLSPAE from the coding sequence ATGAGCGGAAAGGTTTACCCGCTGAAGGGCAACCAGGCGCGCGCGGTCGATCCGCGCGAGACCGTGTGGCTCTCCGCTTCGGCCGGCACCGGCAAGACCCAGGTGCTCTCGGCGCGGGTCCTGCGGCTGTTGCTTCAGCCCGATGTCGCGCCGGGCGAAATCCTGTGCCTGACCTTCACCAAGGCCGGCGCGGCTGAAATGGCGACGCGGGTCAACGAAGTCCTCGCGAGCTGGGTGCGGATGGACGACACGCTGCTTGCACAGGACCTCGGCCATATCGGTGCCGACATAGGCCCGGAAACGCGCGCGCGCGCCCGAACCCTGTTCGCCAGCGTTCTCGATTGCCCCGGCGGCGGGCTGCGGATCGATACGATCCACGCTTTCGCGCAATGGCTGCTCTCGGCCTTTCCCGAGGAGGCCGGCCTCACCCCCGGCACCAGGGCGATGGAGGATCGCGACCGCGACCTGCTCGCGCGCGAAGTGCTCGCGGCGATGCTCGTCGAGGCCGATGAACGGGGCGACCGGGCGATGCTCGATACGCTTGCCGATCTGTCGCTGAAGAAAGGTCCCGACGCGGTCGAGGCCTGGCTGATGACCTGTGCGAAGGCGCGCAAGGCGTGGTTCGGTCCCGGCCGGTGGGAACCGCCGCTGCGCGACCGGGTAAACCGGCTGCTCGGGCTGGCTGGGGATGCGAGCGAGGCGGATGCGGCGGCGCTGTGTTCGGACGAGCTGTTCGATGTCGACGCACTCGAATGCTGCCTCGCGGCCTATCGCCAATGGAACGGCAAGAAAGGGCAGGAAGGCCGGGTGGTGATCGCCGACTGGCTTGCCGCCGCACCGGTGGAGCGGCTCGCCGGGCTGGCGGAGTTGCACAAGGTCCTGTTCACGCTGAAGGATACGGTGAGGGATGTTCCCTCGCTCGAAAAGTTCGAATCCGAATTCGGCTATGCGGCAGAGCAGGTGCTGCAAAGCTCGCTGCGGGTGCGCGAATTGCAGGTGCTGCTGGCGCTTTCGGCGTGGCTGACCCCGGCGCTCGAACTCGGGCGCAAATTCGCGCTGGAATGGGACGAGGCCAAGGCGCGCGAAGGCTTGATCGATTTCGACGACCAGATCCGCCAGGCTTCCGACCTGCTCAACCGCTCCGACCTCGGCGAGTGGATCCGCTACAAGCTCGACCGGCGCTTCGACCATATCCTGGTCGACGAGGCGCAGGACACCAATGCCGAGCAATGGCAGATCATCGATGCGCTGACCGGCGATTTCTTCGCCGGTCTCGGCCAGCATGGCGACAAATTGCGCACCCTGTTCGTGGTCGGCGATTACAAACAAGCGATCTTCCGTTTCCAGGGCACCAGCCCGGAGAATTTCGCGCGGGCGCGCGAGCGGGTGCGGCAAACGATGGCCGGCGCGCTTGAAGCTGCGCTCGAAAGCCGCTCGCGCGGCGCGCGCGAATTGGTCGATCTCGGACTCGGACAGAGTTTCCGCACCGCGCAGCCGGTGCTCAGCTTCGTCGACACTGCGATCGGCACCATCGGCTATGCGCGCTTCGGGCTCTCGGACGAACCGGAGCCGCATGTCGGCGAAGAACGCCCGGGCCTCGTGACACTGTGGCGACCGGTCACGGCTGCCCCGGATGAGGAGGAGGGTGAGGAAACCTGGCTCTCCGGTTCCGAACGCCGGTTGGCCGACCGGATCGCGCGGCAGGTGCGCCAGTGGCTCGATCAGGGCTTTGCGCTGCAAAAGGGCAGTCATCGCAACGCCGGGCCGGGCGACATCATGGTGCTCGTCCGCAAGCGCCGCGACCTTGCCGGGCTGATTGTCGCGCGGCTCCATGCGGCAGGCGTGCCGGTTGCCGGGGTGGACCGGTTGCGGCTCGGTGCGCCACTGGCGGTGAAGGATCTGATGGCCGCCTTGCGCTTCGCCGCGCAGCCGCTCGACGATCTCAACCTTGCCAATCTGCTGGTTTCGCCGCTGATCGGCTGGAGCCAAAAGGATCTGCTCGATCACGCGTGGCGGCCGGAGCCCGAGCCGAACCGGCGCCTGCCGAAATTGTGGGAACACCTGCGCCAGTCCTCCGCGCCATTCGTGCGCGACACGCTCGAAAGGCTCGGCCAATTGCTCGCCCGCGCCGATTACGAACCGCCGCAGGCATTGCTGCACTGGATGCTGGTCGGGCCCTGGCGGGGGCGCAGGGCTCTGGTCGCGCGGCTGGGGCACGAGGCCAACGATCCGATCGACGAATTGCTCAACGCAGCGTTCAACTATGCTTCGGCGCATACGCCGAGCCTGCAGGGCTTTATTCGCTGGTTCGATGTCGGCGAGGGCGAGCTGAAGCGCGAAGCCGGCGCCAGCGAAGGGCTTGTGCGGGTGATGACGGTCCACGGTGCCAAGGGGCTGCAGGCGCCGATCGTGATCCTTGCCGACGCCGCGGGCGATCCGGACAAGTCCCCCCCGCGTGGGCTGGAACTGGCGGAACTGGATCCGGGCGACCGGGTGATGCCGCTCCCCGGATTGACCGGCGACGAGCGGGTCGGGCGAATCGCCGAGGCCGAATCGGTGACCGCTGCGGCCGAGCGAGAGGAACACTGGCGCCTGCTCTATGTCGCGATGACCCGCGCGGAGGAGGCGCTGTTCATCGGCGGCTCGCTCGGCACGCGCGAGCAGGAACCCGCGCCCGACAGCTGGTTCGCGCGGCTGCGTCCGCTGTTCGGCGAAGAAGCGATCGAGGACCGGATCTGGGGCGAGATCCGGGAACTCGGCTATCGCGCCGCTCCTGTCGCCGGGAAGGCAGAGGCGGGGCTGCAGGTCCGGATCGAGGTGCCGGATTGGGCGATCCGCCCGATCGGCCCCGAACCGCGCCCGCCACGGCCGCTCGCGCCTTCCGCCGCGGGAGAGGACGCCGGCGCGGCACCGCCGCTGCCGCCCGGCGCGCTCAAGGAAGTCGCGCGGCGCGGCACGCTGATCCACGGGTTGCTCGAACGCTTGCCAGAATTGCCGCGCGAGGCGCGCACCGCCGCAGCGGCGCGCTGGCTTGCGCGGCAGGCGGGCGACCTGCCAGAAGACGAGCGCACCAAGATGGTGGATGCGGCGCTGCGGGTGCTCGACACTCCCGATTGGGCCGGGATTTTCGGACCCGACGCGCTGGCCGAAGTTCCGCTGGCCGCGACGGTCGCGGGCAGGGTCATCGCCGGCACCGCCGATCGCCTGCTGGTCACGAAGGAGCGCGTGCTGCTGGTCGATTTCAAGACCGCCGCGCGTCCGCCACAGAACCTCGAAGCGATCCCGCTCACGACGGTTCGGCAGATGGCGGCCTATGTCGCCGCGCTTGAGGCGATCTATCCCGGCAGGCCGGTCGAGGCGGCGGTGCTCTACACCCGGACGCCGCAGCTTTTCGCGCTTCCGGCGGCGCTGATCGAGGCGCACAAATCGGTCTTGTCCCCGGCGGAGTAA
- a CDS encoding PD-(D/E)XK nuclease family protein codes for MADGPRVYSIAAHRGFADALVAGLVPRYSDPELGLARLTLLLPSTRAVRTMSEAFIRHYGKEEGRQGLLMPRMAVVGDLDLDETLGALFDPIGGDGAIPPAADPTRRWLKLAELIRLERGADAPKGGALLRLAAEMAAGMDRLLVEEIRPEQLLQDRVIEIVGDLQDHWRAGIRLFASVQQRWLMELETRGEVDAAARRNMLFRAARRKWRDNPPAMPIVAAGVTSAAPALARLLRTIADLPQGAVVLPDLDLAMDDAVWDELGTAGAPEQPKDPPFARGDAVTHPQYHLKLLLNRMGVNRAEVQPWHRAGIAAGPPERSRAISNLFLPPEASKAWFKLPAEHRRLKGVRIMRSANPEEEAQAIALLVREALEQPEKRIALVTPDRGLAGRVAAHLGRWNIAADDSAGRPLSQTAAGRVLLLLAEVMADRAAPVPLMALLEHPLAGAGEGRAEWLDHARALELRLRGPRREPGLEALAELADAAWWERVSAALAPLLEFGEDARLAALIDALAFAGEALCGLALWEKEDGRALSALVEELRLHAGEVGTVLAPADLPAVLRDRMDAVAVRPPWGSHPRVAIYGLLEARMTRADLVICAGLNEGSWPPVPAQDPLLAPAVLRALGVPGGDFRIGLSAHDLAGMLGAPEVVLSRAARDISGPAIPSRFLLRVEALLGEQLGDHLDRRPVELARALDLAESAPRYERPAPEPSAAQRKVAVSVTALDRLRGDPYQFYANAILKLRSPDPLDAEPSPAWRGDAAHKILERWHRQKGELRPIAEQVLDEMNAHPLMRTLWRPRLMAALDWIEAEIERTGRDVAGVEAWGRMEVLGVTLRGRADRIDRLPGGELAIVDYKTGTPPSARMTELGFALQLGTLGLMAREGAFKDMAEVPISGEPTHFEYWSLGRSDKSETGFGYSQEPVKEGRRTTGFTREEFLEKTDEYLRDALGKWILGSEPFTARLNPDLPSYGEYDQLMRLDEWMGLEE; via the coding sequence GTGGCTGACGGCCCGCGGGTCTATTCGATCGCCGCGCACCGCGGCTTCGCCGATGCGCTCGTCGCGGGGCTGGTGCCGCGCTATTCCGATCCCGAACTCGGCCTCGCCCGGCTGACCCTGCTGTTGCCGAGCACCCGCGCGGTGCGGACGATGAGCGAGGCCTTCATCCGCCATTACGGCAAGGAGGAAGGGCGCCAGGGCCTGCTGATGCCGCGCATGGCGGTGGTCGGCGATCTCGACCTCGATGAAACACTCGGCGCGCTGTTCGATCCGATCGGCGGTGACGGCGCGATCCCGCCGGCCGCCGATCCAACCCGCCGCTGGCTTAAGTTGGCCGAGCTGATCCGGCTGGAGAGGGGCGCGGACGCGCCGAAGGGCGGCGCTTTGCTGCGCCTCGCGGCGGAGATGGCGGCGGGGATGGACCGGCTGCTGGTCGAGGAAATCCGGCCCGAGCAATTGCTGCAGGACCGGGTGATCGAGATCGTCGGCGATCTGCAGGATCACTGGCGCGCCGGCATCCGCCTGTTCGCCAGCGTCCAGCAGCGCTGGCTGATGGAGTTGGAGACGCGCGGCGAGGTCGATGCGGCGGCGCGGCGGAATATGCTGTTCCGCGCGGCGCGAAGGAAATGGCGCGATAATCCTCCGGCGATGCCGATCGTCGCGGCTGGGGTCACCAGCGCCGCACCAGCCCTGGCACGGCTGCTGAGGACGATCGCCGACCTGCCGCAGGGCGCGGTGGTGCTGCCTGATCTCGACCTGGCGATGGACGACGCCGTGTGGGACGAACTCGGCACCGCCGGCGCGCCCGAACAGCCGAAGGATCCGCCCTTCGCAAGAGGGGATGCGGTCACCCATCCGCAATATCATCTGAAGCTGCTGCTCAACCGGATGGGGGTGAACAGGGCCGAAGTCCAGCCGTGGCACCGCGCGGGGATCGCCGCCGGGCCGCCCGAGCGCAGCCGCGCGATCTCGAACCTGTTCCTTCCGCCCGAGGCGAGCAAGGCGTGGTTCAAGCTCCCCGCCGAGCACCGCCGGCTGAAAGGTGTGCGGATCATGCGCAGCGCCAATCCGGAGGAAGAGGCGCAGGCGATCGCATTGCTGGTGCGCGAGGCGCTGGAGCAGCCCGAGAAACGCATCGCGCTGGTGACGCCGGATCGCGGGCTGGCGGGACGGGTCGCCGCGCATCTCGGGCGCTGGAACATCGCCGCCGACGATTCCGCCGGCAGACCGCTGTCGCAGACCGCGGCCGGGCGGGTGCTGCTGTTGCTCGCCGAAGTGATGGCGGACCGTGCGGCGCCGGTGCCGCTGATGGCGCTGCTCGAACACCCGCTGGCGGGGGCCGGGGAAGGGCGCGCCGAATGGCTCGACCATGCACGCGCGCTGGAACTCAGGCTGCGCGGACCGCGGCGCGAGCCGGGTCTTGAGGCGCTCGCGGAACTTGCGGACGCGGCGTGGTGGGAGCGGGTCAGCGCCGCGCTCGCCCCGCTGCTGGAGTTCGGCGAAGATGCCCGGCTCGCCGCGTTGATCGATGCGCTGGCCTTCGCGGGCGAGGCGCTTTGCGGGCTCGCGCTGTGGGAAAAGGAAGACGGGCGAGCGCTCTCCGCCTTGGTGGAGGAATTGCGGCTCCACGCGGGCGAGGTCGGCACCGTGCTGGCGCCTGCCGACCTACCGGCGGTGCTGCGCGACCGGATGGATGCGGTGGCGGTCCGCCCGCCGTGGGGCAGCCACCCGCGCGTCGCGATCTACGGCCTGCTCGAAGCGCGGATGACCCGCGCGGATCTGGTGATTTGTGCCGGGCTCAACGAAGGCTCGTGGCCGCCGGTCCCGGCGCAGGACCCGCTGCTCGCGCCGGCGGTGCTGCGCGCGCTCGGCGTGCCGGGCGGGGATTTCCGCATCGGCCTGTCGGCGCACGACCTTGCCGGGATGCTCGGCGCGCCCGAAGTGGTCCTGAGCCGGGCGGCGCGCGACATTTCCGGCCCGGCGATTCCGTCGCGCTTCCTCCTGCGGGTCGAGGCGCTGCTGGGCGAACAGCTCGGCGATCATCTCGACCGGCGCCCGGTCGAACTGGCGCGCGCGCTCGACCTTGCGGAGTCGGCTCCGCGCTACGAACGCCCGGCGCCCGAACCGAGCGCGGCGCAGCGCAAGGTCGCGGTCAGCGTTACCGCGCTCGACCGGCTGCGCGGCGATCCGTACCAATTCTACGCGAACGCGATCCTCAAATTGCGCAGCCCCGATCCGCTCGATGCAGAACCGTCGCCGGCGTGGCGCGGGGATGCGGCGCACAAGATCCTCGAACGCTGGCACCGCCAGAAGGGCGAGTTGCGCCCGATCGCGGAGCAGGTGCTCGACGAGATGAATGCCCACCCGCTGATGCGCACCCTGTGGCGGCCGCGGCTGATGGCGGCGCTCGACTGGATCGAGGCGGAGATCGAACGCACGGGGCGCGATGTCGCCGGCGTGGAGGCCTGGGGGCGGATGGAGGTGCTGGGTGTCACCCTGAGGGGCCGCGCCGACCGGATCGACCGGCTGCCCGGCGGCGAACTGGCGATCGTCGACTACAAGACCGGCACGCCGCCGAGCGCGAGGATGACCGAACTCGGCTTCGCGCTGCAGCTCGGCACGCTCGGGCTGATGGCGCGAGAAGGGGCGTTCAAGGATATGGCCGAAGTGCCGATCTCGGGCGAGCCGACCCATTTCGAATACTGGTCGCTCGGACGCAGCGACAAGAGCGAGACCGGCTTCGGCTATAGCCAGGAGCCGGTGAAGGAAGGGCGCAGGACGACCGGCTTCACCCGCGAGGAATTCCTTGAGAAGACCGACGAGTACCTGCGCGATGCGCTGGGCAAATGGATCCTCGGCAGCGAGCCGTTCACCGCGCGGCTCAATCCCGATCTGCCGTCCTACGGCGAATACGACCAGCTGATGCGGCTGGATGAGTGGATGGGGCTGGAGGAATGA